TGTAGGCCTGCACGTAGAGCCTGTAGGCGTCTTCCTCGTTGTCGGGGCAGGAGAAGCCGGCTGCGCCGGTTCCGGAGGTGTTTCTGCTCTCCGGAGGGGCGAAGGTCACGTTGGTCTGGAACTCGTCGAAGACCCCGTCGAAGTTGTAGTCGTGGAGATCAGGGTTCCCATCGTAGTCAACGTCTCTCTCGTCTATGACGCCGTCTGAGTTCAAATCCCATGCGTCGACTTTCCCGTCGCCGTTGGTGTCGTAGACGTCGGGGATCCCGTCACCGGTAACGTCCCACGAGTAGGAGGAGACGCCGTTGAAGGTCGTCTTCCACGTGTCGGTCTTCCCGTTGTAGTCCTCGTCGAGGTAGGCAGTATCGTAGTTCCCGTCGCCCGTTGTGTCCATGTACACCGCATCGATCTTTCCGTCCTTGTTCCTGTCGGCGAAGAGAATGTAGCTCGAATTAACCGGCACGGCCGCGAAGTTGTCTCCTATGTAAACCTCCGGGGAGCCAGTGGTGTTGTTCGCGACCCAGCCGGTCCCTCCGAAGCTTCCTCCGCTCCCTGCCCCGGTCTGAGTTTCGGTCTGAGTCCCCCTACCGGAATCTCCCCCGGAACCAGGGGAGCCGTTTCTGAAGTCGTCGACCCCCCGGGTGAGGTCGTCTATTATGTGGGGGTTCGTGTAGTAGACGTAAAGCCCTATAAGTAGCAGGAGAACGATTAAGACGGTGAGTTTACCCATTGGTCCCCACCTCCACGAAGTTCGGTGAGCTCAGCCAACCGCCATCAACGCGCCTGAACTTCTTGCCGGTCTCGTAGTCCTCGTAGACTCCCGGTATAGCTGTTTCGTGGAGGACGTAGCCGTTCCAGGTGAACCATCCCTGGTTGCGCTCCTCTATCTTCTTCCTGAGGTTTACGATGGCACCCAAAGTAGCGTCCGCCATGTTGCCGAAGTAGCCCGTCGGGTCGAGGAGCTTTCCTATCTTCGTCGCCCCGTCGAGGACGATTATCGAGACTTTAGTGTTCTCGGGCAGGTTCATTTTCTGAAGCTCCCTCGCCTGGTCCATCAAGGCCTTCGCGTCGAGGGCAACGAGATAGACGGTTGCGGGCGTTCTGAGCATCTTCACCTTGGCGTTCCCCTTGAATTTCACGGTGTCTCCAACTTTCTCAAAGTTAGAAGCTACGAAGTGCGCCCAATCGATTGCTCCTCCAGAACCGTACTGGCCGCCGACGAGCCACTGCGGCGGCTCTATTACGCCGGTTATTATCGCGTTGGTAATCGCGGTTCTCTCGGCCACGCTCTGGGCGTTCCTGTATATGAAGTCCTTCATCTTGATGTCGCGCATTATCGGGTCGTAGCGGTACTCCTCCGCTATAAGCCTGAGCTGGTGCCTCTTCTCTGGGTCGTCCTTGAAGATGCTCAGGTAGCTGTTTATCTTCTGGTTGGCGTAGACCTTGGCCTCCATGTAGTCGTTCATCTCCTTGACCATCCTGTCCGGATCGTCTTTGTAATTGTCGTGGAGTTCGTGGAGGTGGTCGATGTAAATCTCGTAGACGGACTTCATCTCCGGGGAGACCTCCATCATCTTCTGGATGTAGGATATGTGCCTGTTCATTAGCGATTCCGCCCACTCAAGCTTCTTCTGCTGGATGCAGGCGTCGCAGGCCGCTATGTCAGGGTCGTCGCAGTCAACCAGGCCGTCGAGGTCGTTGTCGATGTTGTCTCCTGGAACCTCTTTGGAGACGAAGCTGACCCTTACGGAGTCAGATGCGAGGAGCTTCCTGGTGCCGTTCACCGTGCCGTAGAGGTCAACCCTGACCGTTCCGCCCTTCACCGTCGGGTCGCTTACATCTATGATGTCCGCGATGGTGCCTCCCATAACAGCTTCGCGCTTTTTGGAGCCATCCGGGAGTGTTACAACCGCGTAGAGATCCTTAGCGCCGCTCCCATTCACGTCAGCCAGGAGGGACATCGTGAAGTAGCCGTCGAAGATCTGCTTGAGCGTTGCCCCGTTCCGGGGGGCGGTTATCTTCACGGAGTAGCCGGGTGAACCTGCCTGGGAATCTTTGGGGACGAACGTCCAGCTCACCTCGGCAGTTGCACTACCGTCGCCGTCGTTGACGTTTACCGCCACGCAGAAGGGTCCTTCCTTGAGCTTTCCGGGCGGGATGTAAACCTGGACAACGACGCCCCCGGAGGCGTTGGTGACCCAGCCGGCGTAGGTGTAGGCAAGCGTCCTGTTCGGAGAGTTGGCAGCGAAGGAGTAGAACTCCATGATGTCGTTGAACACCATCGCACCCCCGCTCGCAGGTCCGCCGGGCCCTGAGTAGGAGAAGGAGTAGGAATTAACGTTCGCGTTCTCGTCAAAGGTGTGGAACATGAAGGTGAGCTTCACCCCGTTCTTCACGTCCTCCTCGGTGAAGGGAACATTTCCGAGGTAGCCGGGCTTGACGTCAACGCCGTTCCCCGATTCATCAATTATGGTCACTTTGGTCACCTGGGGTGGAGAGGGCGAGGACTTTATATGGTTCAGAACCGCGTTGAGAACGTTCCTCGAGAGCACGCCGCCGAGGGACTTGCCCATGACCCCGATCTTGGAGGGGTCTATCGATGATTCGTAGGAATCATACTCCTCCGCCAGGAATGTCTCATCACAGACGGTTCTGTTGAACTCGTCCGGGTAGCACACAATCTGGGCAAACTCATCGTGGGGGTCATCCACGGTCAGGGACTTCCAGTGGCCGAAGACCTCTACAACGACCACGTAGTTGTTGAAAACCGCGTAGCGGATATACGCAAACTTCGGGTTCAACTTGATGGACCTGTTCTCAACCCGCGAGCTTATGAGCTGGCCGTTCTTGCTCACGGTGCTGTTGAGGATGATCACGTGGTTCTCCTGGAAGAAGTAGAATTCAGTGCTGTTGCTTTTGCTCTTCATGAGTGCGTCTTCAACATACATGTTGAGGTAACTTTCCGCGGTGATGATTGACTTCAACCGCCAGCTACTCAGGTGGTAGTCCATGTTGTCAGTCTCGGACGGGGGATACCGGACCATCCAGGTGTAAACCTCGTAGTCGATGTCCCCGTACGTTCCGTTCCCGTAAACCAGTACGTACTCCCCCCCGTCCTGCGAAGTCCCCCGGCCACTGCTGACGACGTTCACCCCCGTCCCTGACAGACTCGGGGGAGAAAGGGCCAGCGCGTAAAAGGCAGTGGAGCCGATAAGGAAGAGGGTAAATGCTATACTCCAAAGGATTTTGTTATTTCCCACACATCTCGCCTCCTTTTCCGGGAGAAACCGCAAAGGCGAGATAGAGCACCGACTACCAGTGGCCGTGGGAGTTACAAGCCCTCACGGACTCCCGTCGAAATCCATCTCGCGAAAAAGAAAAGCGGGATGGTCTTATCATAGTATTACGCACTCATGAGTAATAAGACTTTCGGAAAAGAAAATTCGGATAAAATTAATGTAAAATGCCGAAGCTTCATTCCCGAAGTTCTTTCGCCAGCTCGACCAGTTTTCTTGCCCGCTCAAGAGAAACTTCGTTTTCGACCTTTCCATCCCGCTTGATCCACGTCCCCACTATGAAGCCGTCCGCGTACTCCCACAGCTCAGGAAGGTTGTCGTATGTGGTTCCTGAGCCGACCACAACCGGAACCGGTGAAATCCTCTTAGCTAAAGCCAGCTTTTCCAGATCGACGGGTTTTCCGGTTGCCTTTCCGCTGACGACGACGGCATCGGCTAAACCTCTCTCAACAGTGTCCATCAGGGAATCCTCGAAGTCCCCGAAGTGAACGGCGTGCTTGACGTGGACGTCGGCGAAGACCCGGATTTTGCTTGGGAGGAGTTTTCTGAGCTTTGCAAGCTCGTGGGCGATGCCCTCTACAATTCCCTGGTCCGTATAAGCCACACCGCTCAGCACGTTCACCCTTATGAAGTCAGCCTTTACGGCGTAGGCTATCGAGTAAGCGGCGATGCCATCATTGCGGAGGACGTTTATCCCGAGTGGAAGGCTGATTTCGTCTCGGATTTCCTTAACTACTGCCGTGAAAGCCGCAACCGTCGTCTTGTCAACGTACTTTGGGAATGGAACGTCACCGAAGTTCTCGACCATAACCGCGTCGAAGCCGGCTTTTTCAATCGTTTTCGCGTCCCTCAGTGCGGCTTCAATTACCCCATCAAGGTCGCCGTCGTAGAGGTAGGAGCCAGGTAAGGGCTTTAAGTGAACCATCCCTATGAGGGGCTTTCTCTCAAAGTCCATAACATCACCTTGGAGTGTCTATGAGTTTGGCGTTAAGAGGTTTCTGGCAGGGAAAGGGTGATATACAACCTCCGACTAATTATCTCTAAGGTGATTAATGTGGGAAAAGAGGAAAACCCCAAGCTACCGAAGTCAGTTCTGAGGCACCTGGAGCCCAATGAGGATGTTCTCTTCTCGATAAGGAAGAAGATAAGCATGGAGAAGCCAAAGTGGCTCCTCGTGACGAACAGGAGGATAATCTACCTCGACGAGAAAGTTTTAGGGAGATACGACCTCAAGGCGCTCCCATACCAGAAGCTGGAGCAGGTCACGGTGAAGCTCGGGATAATGTCGTCGGAGTTCATAATAGAGGGGGAGGAGAACATAACCCTCAAGCTCGGCTGGATGAACAAGGAGGAGGCTAGGAAGGCGATAAACGCCATCAAAGACGCCCTCAACGCTATAGCGGTGGAGCCTGTATCCATCGAGGTCAATAAGAAACTCACAAGTGAGACATGGGTATTGAAGAAGCCAAAGGAGTTCATAACGAGAACGATGCCGGCCTACCAGCCTGCCCAGCCCGTTGTTAAGGAGGAGAAGGAAGACCCAATGGAGCAGCTCAAGAAGCTGAAGGAACTCTACGACATGGGCGTTATAAGCCAGGAGGAGTATGAGGAGAAAAGAAAGAGGCTGTTGGAGCAGATTTAGCGCATCTTTCTCCACGCCATCCCAATGGCCAGAACCACAAGAACGGCCAGAGAGGCGTAGATGGCTTTAGCAGGCCAGCCCCCCGGCATGTTCCCCGGAGACTCTGAGAGGGAGGGCTCCACCGGGGAGGACGTGATTGGCGGCCCTTCCGGCTCGGCCTTCAGGAGGACTGTTCTGTTGCCGACCCCGTAGAGTGTGACGTTCAGAGGTTCGAGCTCCTCCCAGGCAGAGCCCCTGTAGAGCCTGACCGAGAAGGCCGTCCCGTTCGGTAGGGGAACGACGGTGAAATAGTAACCTGTCGAGGACTCCAAGAGGGGCCTCGGCTCGGCAAGCTCGGAGATGTTTCCTACTATCCACAGCTTACCTGTGAAGTTACTGGCATTGAAAGCGACCAGCGCCGGGATATCGCTGCCGGAGTAGTAGCGGAGCTTCGCCGGGTTGCTTC
The sequence above is drawn from the Thermococcus pacificus genome and encodes:
- a CDS encoding calcium-binding protein, encoding MGKLTVLIVLLLLIGLYVYYTNPHIIDDLTRGVDDFRNGSPGSGGDSGRGTQTETQTGAGSGGSFGGTGWVANNTTGSPEVYIGDNFAAVPVNSSYILFADRNKDGKIDAVYMDTTGDGNYDTAYLDEDYNGKTDTWKTTFNGVSSYSWDVTGDGIPDVYDTNGDGKVDAWDLNSDGVIDERDVDYDGNPDLHDYNFDGVFDEFQTNVTFAPPESRNTSGTGAAGFSCPDNEEDAYRLYVQAYNNVTQLMAENQSSSDEAKRAYDIYLKARECYESFSSSTTSSSGPVTGTLGKIHRVTLDTDGAMAVKFSTGEVKASWTSGWEDVDLSAEPWCVDYPALLGHYVDIGEMSLDEVTINDIPSSGYPSSEVGEEVKAGHVYVNKNSDGTYTVFALVSHEKTGDCSHRITIAYRNVEG
- a CDS encoding PH domain-containing protein, which codes for MGKEENPKLPKSVLRHLEPNEDVLFSIRKKISMEKPKWLLVTNRRIIYLDEKVLGRYDLKALPYQKLEQVTVKLGIMSSEFIIEGEENITLKLGWMNKEEARKAINAIKDALNAIAVEPVSIEVNKKLTSETWVLKKPKEFITRTMPAYQPAQPVVKEEKEDPMEQLKKLKELYDMGVISQEEYEEKRKRLLEQI
- a CDS encoding BtpA/SgcQ family protein translates to MDFERKPLIGMVHLKPLPGSYLYDGDLDGVIEAALRDAKTIEKAGFDAVMVENFGDVPFPKYVDKTTVAAFTAVVKEIRDEISLPLGINVLRNDGIAAYSIAYAVKADFIRVNVLSGVAYTDQGIVEGIAHELAKLRKLLPSKIRVFADVHVKHAVHFGDFEDSLMDTVERGLADAVVVSGKATGKPVDLEKLALAKRISPVPVVVGSGTTYDNLPELWEYADGFIVGTWIKRDGKVENEVSLERARKLVELAKELRE